In the Telopea speciosissima isolate NSW1024214 ecotype Mountain lineage chromosome 2, Tspe_v1, whole genome shotgun sequence genome, one interval contains:
- the LOC122651559 gene encoding kinesin-like protein KIN-5D isoform X2 — protein sequence MDSTQSQQLRRGGLVSLSPSQTPRSSDKAVRDLRSDGSSNHKHDKDKGVNVQVLVRCRPLSEDEMRVNTPVVISCNDHRREVSAVQNIANKQIDRTFAFDKVFGPTSQQKDLYEQSVSPIVNEVLEGYNCTIFAYGQTGTGKTYTMEGGGRKAKNGEFPSDAGVIPRAVREIFDILEAQNAEYSMKVTFLELYNEEITDLLAPEECSKFIDDKSKKPIALMEDGKGGVFVRGLEEEIVCTANEIYKILEKGSAKRRTAETLLNKQSSRSHSIFSITIHIKECTPEGEELIKCGKLNLVDLAGSENISRSGAREHLCPQGRAREAGEINKSLLTLGRVINALVEHSGHIPYRDSKLTRLLRDSLGGKTKTCIIATISPSIHCLEETLSTLDYAHRAKNIKNKPEVNQKMMKSALIKDLYTEIDRLKQEVYATREKNGIYIPRDRFLQEEAEKKAMAEKIERLELDSESKDKQLLELQELYNSQLQLTMELSEKLEKTQKKLEDTEHALFDLEERYRQANATIKEKEYLISNLLRSEKALIEQAIELRTELENAASDVSGLFAKIERKDKIEEGNRILIQKFQSQITQQLEVLHKTVAASVTQQEQQLKEMEEDMQSFVSTKVEATEELRGRVGKLKAMYGSGIKGLDDLAGELNGNSQSTFGNLNSEVCKHSSALEDLLKGIASEANAILNELQSSLSSQEEKLAAFSQQQREGQSRAVETTRSISKITVNFFKTLDIHASKFTQIVEEAQVVHDQKLCELEKKFEECAANEERELLAKVAELLASSSARNKKLVQAAVDDLRESASSRTSKLQREMSTMQDFTSSVQNEWTTFMEKTESHYLEDTVAVENGKADLQKGLQHCMTKAIMDSQQWRSAQESLLCLEKDNVASVDSIVRGGMEANQMLRAQLSSAASSALEDVDVGNKSLLSSIEHSLKLDNDACGNIDSMIAPCCGDLRELRSGHYHKIVEITEHAGKCLVEEYTVDEPSCSTPRKRSFNLPSMASIEELRTPAFEELLKSFWDLKSSRQANGDVKHIQAAYEAAQSRDSRHPLTAIN from the exons ATGGACTCTACACAGTCACAGCAACTGAGGAGAGGGGGATTGGTATCCCTTTCTCCCTCTCAGACTCCACGATCAAGCGACAAGGCTGTAAGAGATCTGCGATCGGATGGGAGTTCCAATCATAAGCATGATAAAGATAAAGGGGTGAATGTCCAGGTTCTTGTCCGTTGCAG ACCTTTAAGCGAGGACGAGATGAGGGTCAACACACCCGTAGTGATTTCGTGCAATGATCATAGACGAGAAGTATCTGCCGTTCAGAACATAGCCAACAAGCAGATTGATAGGACTTTCGCGTTTGACAAG GTCTTTGGCCCAACATCCCAACAGAAGGACTTGTATGAACAATCTGTCTCTCCAATTGTTAATGAAGTTCTTGAGGGTTATAACTGCACTATTTTTGCTTATGGTCAGACGGGCACAGGGAAAACATATACAatggaaggaggaggaaggaaagcaAAG AATGGGGAATTCCCAAGTGATGCAGGTGTTATCCCTAGAGCTGTTCGGGAAATATTTGACATTCTTGAGGCTCAGAATGCTGAGTACAGCATGAAGGTTACATTTCTAGAGCTCTACAATGAAGAAATAACAGATCTTTTAGCCCCAGAGGAATGTTCTAAGTTTATTGATGACAAGTCTAAAAAGCCAATAGCCCTCATGGAAGATGGGAAAGGAGGTGTTTTTGTGAGAGGCCTGGAAGAAGAGATAGTCTGCACTGCAAATGAAATATACAAAATCTTGGAGAAAGGGTCTGCTAAACGGCGAACTGCAGAGACACTTCTCAACAAGCAAAGCAGTCGTTCTCATTCAATATTTTCCATCACAATTCACATTAAAGAGTGCACACCTGAGGGAGAGGAGCTGATCAAATGTGGAAAGCTTAATCTTGTTGACCTTGCTGGTTCTGAGAACATATCACGTTCTGGCGCAAGAGAG CATTTGTGTCCTCAGGGAAGAGCAAGGGAAGCCGGAGAGATCAATAAGAGCTTGCTTACTCTTGGTCGTGTTATTAATGCACTTGTTGAACACTCTGGTCATATTCCATACAG GGATAGCAAATTAACAAGATTATTAAGGGACTCCTTGGGAGGGAAAACCAAGACATGTATAATTGCCACAATATCACCTTCCATCCACTGTTTGGAAGAGACACTCAGCACTCTAGATTATGCACACCGTGCAAAAAATATCAAGAATAAGCCGGAG GTCAATCAGAAGATGATGAAATCTGCACTGATCAAGGATTTGTATACTGAAATTGACCGCCTCAAGCAAG aggtatatgctacaaGGGAAAAGAATGGCATATATATACCGCGAGACCGTTTCCTGCAAGAAGAAGCCGAAAAGAAG GCTATGGCTGAGAAAATAGAGCGCTTGGAACTTGATTCAGAATCAAAGGACAAG CAATTGTTGGAGCTTCAGGAGCTTTACAATTCTCAGCTACAGTTAACCATGGAGTTAAGTGAAAAACTTGAGAAGACCCAG AAAAAACTTGAAGACACTGAACATGCATTATTTGATCTAGAAGAAAGATACCGACAGGCAAATGCAACAATTAAGGAGAAGGAGTATCTCATCTCTAATCTTCTCAGATCTG AGAAAGCACTCATCGAGCAGGCAATTGAGCTTCGAACAGAGTTAGAGAATGCAGCATCGGATGTGTCTGGCTTGTTTGCGAAAATTG AGCGCAAAgataaaatagaagaaggaaataGAATTCTTATTCAGAAATTTCAGTCTCAAATAACTCAACAGCTTGAAGTCTTACATAAGACTGTTGCAGCTTCTGTGACACAGCAAGAGCAGCAACTGAAAGAAATGGAGGAAGATATGCAATCCTTTGTCTCCACAAAAGTGGAG GCTACTGAAGAACTTCGAGGACGGGTGGGGAAGCTGAAAGCCATGTATGGTTCTGGAATCAAAGGTTTAGATGATTTGGCAGGGGAGCTTAATGGAAATTCTCAGTCAACCTTTGGAAATTTAAATTCAGAAGTTTGCAAGCACTCATCTGCACTTGAGGAT CTTCTCAAAGGAATTGCTTCAGAGGCCAATGCAATACTTAATGAACTTCAAAGTAGCCTGTCTAGTCAAGAAGAGAAGCTAGCTGCATTTTCTCAACAACAGCGTGAG GGACAATCCAGAGCGGTGGAGACCACAAGATCTATTTCTAAAATCACAGTTAACTTCTTCAAGACATTAGACATCCATGCATCCAAATTCACCCAAATTGTGGAAGAAGCACAAGTCGTCCATGACCAGAAATTGTGTGAACTTGAAAAGAAGTTTGAG GAGTGTGCTGCGAATGAAGAAAGGGAACTGCTAGCAAAAGTGGCAGAGCTACTAGCAAGTTCAAGTGCTAGGAATAAAAAACTG GTTCAAGCAGCAGTAGATGACCTACGGGAGAGTGCTTCTAGCAGAACCAGCAAGCTACAGCGAGAAATGTCAACCATGCAAGATTTCACCTCTTCTGTCCAAAATGAATGGACTACTTTCATGGAAAAAACTGAAAGCCACTATCTTGAGGATACAGTTGCTGTGGAAAATGGAAAGGCTGATTTGCAAAAAGGTCTTCAACACTG TATGACGAAGGCAATAATGGATTCACAACAATGGAGAAGTGCCCAAGAATCTCTACTTTGCCTGGAAAAAGACAATGTTGCTTCTGTGGATTCCATTGTCAG GGGTGGGATGGAAGCCAACCAGATGCTCCGTGCTCAGTTGTCTTCTGCTGCCTCATCTGCTCTTGAAGACGTAGATGTTGGAAACAAAAGCCTACTTTCCTCCATTGAAC ATTCCTTGAAACTTGACAATGATGCATGTGGAAATATTGATTCCATGATTGCTCCCTGCTGTGGGGATCTGAGGGAGTTGAGGAGCGGTCACTATCATAAGATTGTGGAGATAACGGAACATGCAGGAAAATGTCTGGTGGAGGAATACACG GTGGATGAACCATCTTGTTCAACACCAAGAAAGAGGTCATTCAATTTGCCGAGCATGGCATCCATTGAAGAACTCAGAACTCCAGCTTTTGAGGAGTTACTGAAGTCATTCTGGGACCTGaaatcttccagacaagcaAATGGAGATGTAAAACACATACAAGCTGCATATGAGGCTGCTCAGTCAAGAGACTCCAGACATCCTCTCACTGCTATAAATTAA
- the LOC122651559 gene encoding kinesin-like protein KIN-5D isoform X1 → MDSTQSQQLRRGGLVSLSPSQTPRSSDKAVRDLRSDGSSNHKHDKDKGVNVQVLVRCRPLSEDEMRVNTPVVISCNDHRREVSAVQNIANKQIDRTFAFDKVFGPTSQQKDLYEQSVSPIVNEVLEGYNCTIFAYGQTGTGKTYTMEGGGRKAKNGEFPSDAGVIPRAVREIFDILEAQNAEYSMKVTFLELYNEEITDLLAPEECSKFIDDKSKKPIALMEDGKGGVFVRGLEEEIVCTANEIYKILEKGSAKRRTAETLLNKQSSRSHSIFSITIHIKECTPEGEELIKCGKLNLVDLAGSENISRSGAREGRAREAGEINKSLLTLGRVINALVEHSGHIPYRDSKLTRLLRDSLGGKTKTCIIATISPSIHCLEETLSTLDYAHRAKNIKNKPEVNQKMMKSALIKDLYTEIDRLKQEVYATREKNGIYIPRDRFLQEEAEKKAMAEKIERLELDSESKDKQLLELQELYNSQLQLTMELSEKLEKTQKKLEDTEHALFDLEERYRQANATIKEKEYLISNLLRSEKALIEQAIELRTELENAASDVSGLFAKIERKDKIEEGNRILIQKFQSQITQQLEVLHKTVAASVTQQEQQLKEMEEDMQSFVSTKVEATEELRGRVGKLKAMYGSGIKGLDDLAGELNGNSQSTFGNLNSEVCKHSSALEDLLKGIASEANAILNELQSSLSSQEEKLAAFSQQQREGQSRAVETTRSISKITVNFFKTLDIHASKFTQIVEEAQVVHDQKLCELEKKFEECAANEERELLAKVAELLASSSARNKKLVQAAVDDLRESASSRTSKLQREMSTMQDFTSSVQNEWTTFMEKTESHYLEDTVAVENGKADLQKGLQHCMTKAIMDSQQWRSAQESLLCLEKDNVASVDSIVRGGMEANQMLRAQLSSAASSALEDVDVGNKSLLSSIEHSLKLDNDACGNIDSMIAPCCGDLRELRSGHYHKIVEITEHAGKCLVEEYTVCILMCLVGFFPCNVLVLSVLISLRLGPYPSFCDNQVDEPSCSTPRKRSFNLPSMASIEELRTPAFEELLKSFWDLKSSRQANGDVKHIQAAYEAAQSRDSRHPLTAIN, encoded by the exons ATGGACTCTACACAGTCACAGCAACTGAGGAGAGGGGGATTGGTATCCCTTTCTCCCTCTCAGACTCCACGATCAAGCGACAAGGCTGTAAGAGATCTGCGATCGGATGGGAGTTCCAATCATAAGCATGATAAAGATAAAGGGGTGAATGTCCAGGTTCTTGTCCGTTGCAG ACCTTTAAGCGAGGACGAGATGAGGGTCAACACACCCGTAGTGATTTCGTGCAATGATCATAGACGAGAAGTATCTGCCGTTCAGAACATAGCCAACAAGCAGATTGATAGGACTTTCGCGTTTGACAAG GTCTTTGGCCCAACATCCCAACAGAAGGACTTGTATGAACAATCTGTCTCTCCAATTGTTAATGAAGTTCTTGAGGGTTATAACTGCACTATTTTTGCTTATGGTCAGACGGGCACAGGGAAAACATATACAatggaaggaggaggaaggaaagcaAAG AATGGGGAATTCCCAAGTGATGCAGGTGTTATCCCTAGAGCTGTTCGGGAAATATTTGACATTCTTGAGGCTCAGAATGCTGAGTACAGCATGAAGGTTACATTTCTAGAGCTCTACAATGAAGAAATAACAGATCTTTTAGCCCCAGAGGAATGTTCTAAGTTTATTGATGACAAGTCTAAAAAGCCAATAGCCCTCATGGAAGATGGGAAAGGAGGTGTTTTTGTGAGAGGCCTGGAAGAAGAGATAGTCTGCACTGCAAATGAAATATACAAAATCTTGGAGAAAGGGTCTGCTAAACGGCGAACTGCAGAGACACTTCTCAACAAGCAAAGCAGTCGTTCTCATTCAATATTTTCCATCACAATTCACATTAAAGAGTGCACACCTGAGGGAGAGGAGCTGATCAAATGTGGAAAGCTTAATCTTGTTGACCTTGCTGGTTCTGAGAACATATCACGTTCTGGCGCAAGAGAG GGAAGAGCAAGGGAAGCCGGAGAGATCAATAAGAGCTTGCTTACTCTTGGTCGTGTTATTAATGCACTTGTTGAACACTCTGGTCATATTCCATACAG GGATAGCAAATTAACAAGATTATTAAGGGACTCCTTGGGAGGGAAAACCAAGACATGTATAATTGCCACAATATCACCTTCCATCCACTGTTTGGAAGAGACACTCAGCACTCTAGATTATGCACACCGTGCAAAAAATATCAAGAATAAGCCGGAG GTCAATCAGAAGATGATGAAATCTGCACTGATCAAGGATTTGTATACTGAAATTGACCGCCTCAAGCAAG aggtatatgctacaaGGGAAAAGAATGGCATATATATACCGCGAGACCGTTTCCTGCAAGAAGAAGCCGAAAAGAAG GCTATGGCTGAGAAAATAGAGCGCTTGGAACTTGATTCAGAATCAAAGGACAAG CAATTGTTGGAGCTTCAGGAGCTTTACAATTCTCAGCTACAGTTAACCATGGAGTTAAGTGAAAAACTTGAGAAGACCCAG AAAAAACTTGAAGACACTGAACATGCATTATTTGATCTAGAAGAAAGATACCGACAGGCAAATGCAACAATTAAGGAGAAGGAGTATCTCATCTCTAATCTTCTCAGATCTG AGAAAGCACTCATCGAGCAGGCAATTGAGCTTCGAACAGAGTTAGAGAATGCAGCATCGGATGTGTCTGGCTTGTTTGCGAAAATTG AGCGCAAAgataaaatagaagaaggaaataGAATTCTTATTCAGAAATTTCAGTCTCAAATAACTCAACAGCTTGAAGTCTTACATAAGACTGTTGCAGCTTCTGTGACACAGCAAGAGCAGCAACTGAAAGAAATGGAGGAAGATATGCAATCCTTTGTCTCCACAAAAGTGGAG GCTACTGAAGAACTTCGAGGACGGGTGGGGAAGCTGAAAGCCATGTATGGTTCTGGAATCAAAGGTTTAGATGATTTGGCAGGGGAGCTTAATGGAAATTCTCAGTCAACCTTTGGAAATTTAAATTCAGAAGTTTGCAAGCACTCATCTGCACTTGAGGAT CTTCTCAAAGGAATTGCTTCAGAGGCCAATGCAATACTTAATGAACTTCAAAGTAGCCTGTCTAGTCAAGAAGAGAAGCTAGCTGCATTTTCTCAACAACAGCGTGAG GGACAATCCAGAGCGGTGGAGACCACAAGATCTATTTCTAAAATCACAGTTAACTTCTTCAAGACATTAGACATCCATGCATCCAAATTCACCCAAATTGTGGAAGAAGCACAAGTCGTCCATGACCAGAAATTGTGTGAACTTGAAAAGAAGTTTGAG GAGTGTGCTGCGAATGAAGAAAGGGAACTGCTAGCAAAAGTGGCAGAGCTACTAGCAAGTTCAAGTGCTAGGAATAAAAAACTG GTTCAAGCAGCAGTAGATGACCTACGGGAGAGTGCTTCTAGCAGAACCAGCAAGCTACAGCGAGAAATGTCAACCATGCAAGATTTCACCTCTTCTGTCCAAAATGAATGGACTACTTTCATGGAAAAAACTGAAAGCCACTATCTTGAGGATACAGTTGCTGTGGAAAATGGAAAGGCTGATTTGCAAAAAGGTCTTCAACACTG TATGACGAAGGCAATAATGGATTCACAACAATGGAGAAGTGCCCAAGAATCTCTACTTTGCCTGGAAAAAGACAATGTTGCTTCTGTGGATTCCATTGTCAG GGGTGGGATGGAAGCCAACCAGATGCTCCGTGCTCAGTTGTCTTCTGCTGCCTCATCTGCTCTTGAAGACGTAGATGTTGGAAACAAAAGCCTACTTTCCTCCATTGAAC ATTCCTTGAAACTTGACAATGATGCATGTGGAAATATTGATTCCATGATTGCTCCCTGCTGTGGGGATCTGAGGGAGTTGAGGAGCGGTCACTATCATAAGATTGTGGAGATAACGGAACATGCAGGAAAATGTCTGGTGGAGGAATACACGGTATGCATATTAATGTGTTTGGTTGGGTTCTTTCCCTGTAACGTCCTTGTTTTGTCAGTGTTGATAAGTTTAAGACTCGGTCCTTACCCATCCTTTTGTGACAATCAGGTGGATGAACCATCTTGTTCAACACCAAGAAAGAGGTCATTCAATTTGCCGAGCATGGCATCCATTGAAGAACTCAGAACTCCAGCTTTTGAGGAGTTACTGAAGTCATTCTGGGACCTGaaatcttccagacaagcaAATGGAGATGTAAAACACATACAAGCTGCATATGAGGCTGCTCAGTCAAGAGACTCCAGACATCCTCTCACTGCTATAAATTAA
- the LOC122651559 gene encoding kinesin-like protein KIN-5D isoform X3, with product MDSTQSQQLRRGGLVSLSPSQTPRSSDKAVRDLRSDGSSNHKHDKDKGVNVQVLVRCRPLSEDEMRVNTPVVISCNDHRREVSAVQNIANKQIDRTFAFDKVFGPTSQQKDLYEQSVSPIVNEVLEGYNCTIFAYGQTGTGKTYTMEGGGRKAKNGEFPSDAGVIPRAVREIFDILEAQNAEYSMKVTFLELYNEEITDLLAPEECSKFIDDKSKKPIALMEDGKGGVFVRGLEEEIVCTANEIYKILEKGSAKRRTAETLLNKQSSRSHSIFSITIHIKECTPEGEELIKCGKLNLVDLAGSENISRSGAREGRAREAGEINKSLLTLGRVINALVEHSGHIPYRDSKLTRLLRDSLGGKTKTCIIATISPSIHCLEETLSTLDYAHRAKNIKNKPEVNQKMMKSALIKDLYTEIDRLKQEVYATREKNGIYIPRDRFLQEEAEKKAMAEKIERLELDSESKDKQLLELQELYNSQLQLTMELSEKLEKTQKKLEDTEHALFDLEERYRQANATIKEKEYLISNLLRSEKALIEQAIELRTELENAASDVSGLFAKIERKDKIEEGNRILIQKFQSQITQQLEVLHKTVAASVTQQEQQLKEMEEDMQSFVSTKVEATEELRGRVGKLKAMYGSGIKGLDDLAGELNGNSQSTFGNLNSEVCKHSSALEDLLKGIASEANAILNELQSSLSSQEEKLAAFSQQQREGQSRAVETTRSISKITVNFFKTLDIHASKFTQIVEEAQVVHDQKLCELEKKFEECAANEERELLAKVAELLASSSARNKKLVQAAVDDLRESASSRTSKLQREMSTMQDFTSSVQNEWTTFMEKTESHYLEDTVAVENGKADLQKGLQHCMTKAIMDSQQWRSAQESLLCLEKDNVASVDSIVRGGMEANQMLRAQLSSAASSALEDVDVGNKSLLSSIEHSLKLDNDACGNIDSMIAPCCGDLRELRSGHYHKIVEITEHAGKCLVEEYTVDEPSCSTPRKRSFNLPSMASIEELRTPAFEELLKSFWDLKSSRQANGDVKHIQAAYEAAQSRDSRHPLTAIN from the exons ATGGACTCTACACAGTCACAGCAACTGAGGAGAGGGGGATTGGTATCCCTTTCTCCCTCTCAGACTCCACGATCAAGCGACAAGGCTGTAAGAGATCTGCGATCGGATGGGAGTTCCAATCATAAGCATGATAAAGATAAAGGGGTGAATGTCCAGGTTCTTGTCCGTTGCAG ACCTTTAAGCGAGGACGAGATGAGGGTCAACACACCCGTAGTGATTTCGTGCAATGATCATAGACGAGAAGTATCTGCCGTTCAGAACATAGCCAACAAGCAGATTGATAGGACTTTCGCGTTTGACAAG GTCTTTGGCCCAACATCCCAACAGAAGGACTTGTATGAACAATCTGTCTCTCCAATTGTTAATGAAGTTCTTGAGGGTTATAACTGCACTATTTTTGCTTATGGTCAGACGGGCACAGGGAAAACATATACAatggaaggaggaggaaggaaagcaAAG AATGGGGAATTCCCAAGTGATGCAGGTGTTATCCCTAGAGCTGTTCGGGAAATATTTGACATTCTTGAGGCTCAGAATGCTGAGTACAGCATGAAGGTTACATTTCTAGAGCTCTACAATGAAGAAATAACAGATCTTTTAGCCCCAGAGGAATGTTCTAAGTTTATTGATGACAAGTCTAAAAAGCCAATAGCCCTCATGGAAGATGGGAAAGGAGGTGTTTTTGTGAGAGGCCTGGAAGAAGAGATAGTCTGCACTGCAAATGAAATATACAAAATCTTGGAGAAAGGGTCTGCTAAACGGCGAACTGCAGAGACACTTCTCAACAAGCAAAGCAGTCGTTCTCATTCAATATTTTCCATCACAATTCACATTAAAGAGTGCACACCTGAGGGAGAGGAGCTGATCAAATGTGGAAAGCTTAATCTTGTTGACCTTGCTGGTTCTGAGAACATATCACGTTCTGGCGCAAGAGAG GGAAGAGCAAGGGAAGCCGGAGAGATCAATAAGAGCTTGCTTACTCTTGGTCGTGTTATTAATGCACTTGTTGAACACTCTGGTCATATTCCATACAG GGATAGCAAATTAACAAGATTATTAAGGGACTCCTTGGGAGGGAAAACCAAGACATGTATAATTGCCACAATATCACCTTCCATCCACTGTTTGGAAGAGACACTCAGCACTCTAGATTATGCACACCGTGCAAAAAATATCAAGAATAAGCCGGAG GTCAATCAGAAGATGATGAAATCTGCACTGATCAAGGATTTGTATACTGAAATTGACCGCCTCAAGCAAG aggtatatgctacaaGGGAAAAGAATGGCATATATATACCGCGAGACCGTTTCCTGCAAGAAGAAGCCGAAAAGAAG GCTATGGCTGAGAAAATAGAGCGCTTGGAACTTGATTCAGAATCAAAGGACAAG CAATTGTTGGAGCTTCAGGAGCTTTACAATTCTCAGCTACAGTTAACCATGGAGTTAAGTGAAAAACTTGAGAAGACCCAG AAAAAACTTGAAGACACTGAACATGCATTATTTGATCTAGAAGAAAGATACCGACAGGCAAATGCAACAATTAAGGAGAAGGAGTATCTCATCTCTAATCTTCTCAGATCTG AGAAAGCACTCATCGAGCAGGCAATTGAGCTTCGAACAGAGTTAGAGAATGCAGCATCGGATGTGTCTGGCTTGTTTGCGAAAATTG AGCGCAAAgataaaatagaagaaggaaataGAATTCTTATTCAGAAATTTCAGTCTCAAATAACTCAACAGCTTGAAGTCTTACATAAGACTGTTGCAGCTTCTGTGACACAGCAAGAGCAGCAACTGAAAGAAATGGAGGAAGATATGCAATCCTTTGTCTCCACAAAAGTGGAG GCTACTGAAGAACTTCGAGGACGGGTGGGGAAGCTGAAAGCCATGTATGGTTCTGGAATCAAAGGTTTAGATGATTTGGCAGGGGAGCTTAATGGAAATTCTCAGTCAACCTTTGGAAATTTAAATTCAGAAGTTTGCAAGCACTCATCTGCACTTGAGGAT CTTCTCAAAGGAATTGCTTCAGAGGCCAATGCAATACTTAATGAACTTCAAAGTAGCCTGTCTAGTCAAGAAGAGAAGCTAGCTGCATTTTCTCAACAACAGCGTGAG GGACAATCCAGAGCGGTGGAGACCACAAGATCTATTTCTAAAATCACAGTTAACTTCTTCAAGACATTAGACATCCATGCATCCAAATTCACCCAAATTGTGGAAGAAGCACAAGTCGTCCATGACCAGAAATTGTGTGAACTTGAAAAGAAGTTTGAG GAGTGTGCTGCGAATGAAGAAAGGGAACTGCTAGCAAAAGTGGCAGAGCTACTAGCAAGTTCAAGTGCTAGGAATAAAAAACTG GTTCAAGCAGCAGTAGATGACCTACGGGAGAGTGCTTCTAGCAGAACCAGCAAGCTACAGCGAGAAATGTCAACCATGCAAGATTTCACCTCTTCTGTCCAAAATGAATGGACTACTTTCATGGAAAAAACTGAAAGCCACTATCTTGAGGATACAGTTGCTGTGGAAAATGGAAAGGCTGATTTGCAAAAAGGTCTTCAACACTG TATGACGAAGGCAATAATGGATTCACAACAATGGAGAAGTGCCCAAGAATCTCTACTTTGCCTGGAAAAAGACAATGTTGCTTCTGTGGATTCCATTGTCAG GGGTGGGATGGAAGCCAACCAGATGCTCCGTGCTCAGTTGTCTTCTGCTGCCTCATCTGCTCTTGAAGACGTAGATGTTGGAAACAAAAGCCTACTTTCCTCCATTGAAC ATTCCTTGAAACTTGACAATGATGCATGTGGAAATATTGATTCCATGATTGCTCCCTGCTGTGGGGATCTGAGGGAGTTGAGGAGCGGTCACTATCATAAGATTGTGGAGATAACGGAACATGCAGGAAAATGTCTGGTGGAGGAATACACG GTGGATGAACCATCTTGTTCAACACCAAGAAAGAGGTCATTCAATTTGCCGAGCATGGCATCCATTGAAGAACTCAGAACTCCAGCTTTTGAGGAGTTACTGAAGTCATTCTGGGACCTGaaatcttccagacaagcaAATGGAGATGTAAAACACATACAAGCTGCATATGAGGCTGCTCAGTCAAGAGACTCCAGACATCCTCTCACTGCTATAAATTAA